CCGCCCCGCGCGCAGCAGGCTCAGGGCAGCGCGGACGAATCGAGGATGATGGTGGAAAACCCCGCGCAGGGTGAGCTCCTGATAATGCAGGCGGGCGGTGTCGAAAGAGGCCCGTGTGCCGACCGGGCAGCCGCCGAACAGGATCACGCGCCCGCCCGGCCGCGCCAGCTCCGCGGCCGCCTCCCAGGCCTCCACCCGCCCGACCGCTTCAATGACCACATCGGGCCGCTCTCCGAAGGCCTCCTCCAGCTTCGCCGCGAGGGCATCCCGGGGATCCAGGAGGAGATCCACGCCGATGGATCGGGCGGCCTCCCGGCGCTCGGGATGGGGATCGGCCAGGGCCACCCGGGCGCCCCGGAGCTGGGCCAGATGGGCCAGCATCAAGCCCATGGCGCCGCCCCCCAGCACCAGCGCCGTCTCCCCGGGCCGGATCTCCGCGACCTCAACTCCCCGGAGGGCGCAGGCCAGGGGCTCCACCAGGGCCGCGGCGGCTGCCGGGAGGGAGTCCGGGATTGGATACAGGTTCACCCGGACGATAGGCGCGGGGATGCGCGCATACTGGGCGAAGGCTCCGAAGAAAAACGTGAGGTGGGGGCAGAGGCTGAACTCGCCCCGCTGGCACATCCGGCACGATCCGCAGGGGGCGGAGTTGGCCGCCACCACCCGCATCCCGGGCCGGAAATCCGTCACCCCCTCCCCGACCGCGACCACCTCCCCGGCCACTTCATGGCCGAAGGGAGAGGGCAACGGGCCCAGGGCCGGATGCCGGCCCCGTCGGAAGATCTTCGCATCGGTCCCGCAGGTCAGCGCCCGCTCCACCCGGATCACCACCTCGCCCGGCCCGGGCTCCGGCACCGGCACCTCCTCCAGCCGCAGATCCCCCGGCCCATGCAACCGGGCCGCCAGCATCCGTTCCGCCATGGCCCCCTCCCGATAAGGTTCAGGGCTGAAGCCCCTCCTGCAAGGGGATCCATATTTGGTAGGAGCGGCTTCCGCCGCGACCTTTGCACCATCGAAGACACCGGGTTCAGGGTTGAAGCCCCTCCTACTCAAAAAGCGACGGGCAATGTCCTGGAGGGCAGTGGTTCGGGGCTAAAGCCCCTCCTACAGAAAGACCAATGCGGTAGGCGCGGCTTCAGCCGCGACCCTTCGCTGCGGCGACAGGGCACCGGCGGCTCAGCGACGGCTCCGGGCGCGCCGCTCCTTCTGGCCTGCCGGCTTCTCGGAGACGGCCGGAGCGATCAGGCGGGCCAGCGTCTCGTTGCTCTTCAAAGAAAGGGCCGGCGTCCCCGGCCGCGCCCGACCGGAGCGCGGGAGCTCCTTCACTTTCACGGCCTTCACCGTGCCCCGGCTGCCCACCGCCCACAGGGTCTCCGATTCCTCCACCGCGGCCACCGCCACCAGGGGGCCGGTCTTCGCGGAAACCGTTGCGGTCTGGACCCCCACGCCGTAGCGGCCCTGGCGGGGATATTCCTTCGCTGCTGTCCGCTTGAGGAATCCCTGCGCCATCCCCACCACGACATCCCCCTTCGGCTTCACTAAGGTCGCCCCGATCACGCGGTCGTCCTCCCCCAGCTTGATGCCCAGCACCCCGGCGGCGCTCAGACCCATCACCCGGACCTCCTCTTCGGCGAAGCGGATGGCCTGTCCGGCGGCGGTGGCCAGGAGAACCTCTCCCTCCCCCCACGTGGTGAAGGCCGCGACCAAGGCGTCGTCCTCCGCCACCCCCATCGCCGGGAAGGCGCCCGGCCGGTTCAGGTCCGCCCAGGCGATCCGCTTGCACAGCGCGTTCCGAGTGACCAAGAACACGTAAGGCCCGG
The window above is part of the Thermoflexus hugenholtzii JAD2 genome. Proteins encoded here:
- a CDS encoding zinc-dependent alcohol dehydrogenase: MAERMLAARLHGPGDLRLEEVPVPEPGPGEVVIRVERALTCGTDAKIFRRGRHPALGPLPSPFGHEVAGEVVAVGEGVTDFRPGMRVVAANSAPCGSCRMCQRGEFSLCPHLTFFFGAFAQYARIPAPIVRVNLYPIPDSLPAAAAALVEPLACALRGVEVAEIRPGETALVLGGGAMGLMLAHLAQLRGARVALADPHPERREAARSIGVDLLLDPRDALAAKLEEAFGERPDVVIEAVGRVEAWEAAAELARPGGRVILFGGCPVGTRASFDTARLHYQELTLRGVFHHHPRFVRAALSLLRAGRVPVDLLISGELPLTRLPEAFERMERRQGFKFAIDPWSDG